The Candidatus Trichorickettsia mobilis genome has a segment encoding these proteins:
- a CDS encoding MobA/MobL family protein produces MAIYHNHKSSVQRSKGQNAVASAAYISRSKLTYQSIDKDTGVVTEIVYDYSDKEGLFFSKIYAPNAVAEWVFDRERLWNKAEHVDIRCDARPAHKMILALPKELTEEQQIDIIDDYADFLNKQGIIADINIHYDRENNPHVHIQMTTRELLQSENGELVFGKKVREWQTIPFLRLQREEWGNVVNRHLEFHGHIDRISHLSHKARGIELIPGVHQGPANYIKSAELTQLNEEIVKENAVMIRDNPELIFQKLSINKPVFTPEDIAKVLSEVLYSSIELSEVAKEQGGVSAAFKSYDIEQLNTKYSTEFMVTYEQLLASKNITLINPCDLKGRKLYALTKRIELEQRYEQTVEQLADSHKHALNVNVEAMDHRSLSEELAEGIRAFGNNIQQSIKEKTGIDLNLVAKEQPSLTAEQRQAVVEVINGSDISVLEGWPGAGKTHSMRVIVKQYQRAGYKVLGAAPSSAAALTLAKAAGIEAKNIAQWRKSWQEERGVKFELALRSDYYSEAQYQHQLGALDVKTVLIVDEASMVELANMDYLVNEVKKSGAKVILVGDNNQFAAVGMTGAFKKAGNIAGRSRLTEIMRHQHPDPHIREQQRLATKLVGQYKISQALAIYHELGVFKIKSNAEATKAVLVNDYVEEYLQQADKLKRYDLAAVRSVVIGAYTNAAVNHFNIEVRERLRQAGVLKGAGAKFRCGQETVELFKGEQIVFETNKKAQQGFNGVLNGEVATVIDFEQPDKYGHGVFKALVHKADGSKQLVKINTGEEKYPVRFKHGYAVTGYKLQGETVDHMRIYHEPVIGYEAFNVLMSRHKLDVKMYASQEVLEDIVYRRINEDTREAREKFNIKAYSKSLTQGEADKELPAWYVGLALASSKRVDNNFARDYRAGEVLSGNEQVIKNYLESRELLFNLHGKISEWKERHQQPLKLASLQQQLAKKFVITDAREIVIDPNALIFTGNSKVITEVEGDRVKFSNLSKAEKNSAIWSVLKESSKEELTILFDELKQTRKELRGHADNICRHYNGWVDLELQSKLNDAEVNLEGKYLDIKSNWIRTQRNKLGNDEVGEGVVSAIVNEKTFDRALEVYRGLSKWREDQHAQGKSSSIVTAPAELWGKDAHEKWVNHLLLTFKESEASETTECGITLATIKELENFEQEKEAALPGIQQLRASLNKAMEGVSSTDSKPRLTMGDYMTQLNLNYETVQKHAELSPYKYYLEEIEASATLGSNSSWQEMMKVFEVIIRAQDNRKLLPKAEKDKQVLSLDSNLQAVSQFVYEIEHEILQKNEALKANANEHRVITLEVGKLENYRENLILEYFTRVYKAPANEVLDNWKSLVENNPQVMLNSIARQVKNNPSLIGELKGIGLGKMFGLTKERQEAIAGVEVLNQRLVEYEKSGIKLQELKTALDEGEFINAKEKLGAEIAGLKQLLPNKYEQEFIAKLNGLRQSNNFTFEQIAKVVVNDDGRDLVLDYYSRSGQQQSLAKEQEAKEMAKNERTPAADNLVDSVVPEKRVRKSCLRNRNVVREAPLTFEQVNKNLTSSHFEQIFRDYALSINNDGGKIRKQGNHLSCGSLSMNLNSGSWNRFSTGDKGDIYGFIEQARGFNKKEALEFVAIVAGVEGYRDRGSQQVNAGNLKQQHKEDIAAEKPTNEWLAVNKVPKSAPQFIVSKHLRHMLREHQCQGVYEYRNVNGELLGYSVRLTEKTTGDKQVLPVAWCRNAAFGKEGWRLKGFSDQGCKPIYGAEKISASRKPILIVEGEKTADKAQELMPEYTVVSWLGGSGSADKANWGISSDREVVIWPDNDQAGHKAAAAICSKINSINGHIGMVSIVNPNSLEFEGQVHQGLFEEGWDLADKLPEKLTLDNIKESLRIARATTISLSTTEKLEAVIHSKIEGREHKKSDIKDIASRLLWQQRIIANSTPKKLDVIIEQAHNIADMQEIIGSSEAKSYMDYRIAKGISSKAHDFLDVRQGLFRDILTSIAVNNETVSNQRDSESKFSLTFEDKKQSTQPLHSLLSDLQEEYEKKVQSVYLDSKLHKKYERALQGKTDKLDLYKILARDVILLHQEQLGTIVPDIHRTMALNTVYACITEYGSNTHNEQSTNYDKCCIAEKVYQAVNSPDWWKKLVSANLELVQEKAQVEHSGLKMFMQFHAGRLEDIKIFNPKYDFDGLTEKLRSLSDEDQQKLLVTEWKKAFESYTWSRIDEFNRGKAEATTVTEVIDVLEKEKQFCTQIQSNHSGLLCSPDQERTRDYINSINAIYKRQPELLTNLRLDSVMMISSNIIKEEEVVDKIRTASQLGQVAGDMYKSCYNHVVAEINNDLNHIEQHGYVEVSGIKHEGIKPYLQYKMNDKALSRYLKESNVGAKLEELHKEEQQLLKQQQQVIRHDMGMKF; encoded by the coding sequence ATGGCGATTTATCATAATCACAAATCATCTGTGCAGCGTAGCAAAGGACAAAATGCTGTTGCGTCTGCTGCTTATATTTCTAGAAGTAAGCTTACTTATCAAAGTATAGATAAGGACACGGGAGTTGTAACAGAAATAGTATATGATTATTCCGACAAGGAAGGCTTGTTTTTTAGTAAAATATATGCTCCTAATGCTGTAGCAGAGTGGGTGTTTGATCGTGAACGCTTATGGAATAAAGCTGAACATGTGGATATAAGATGTGATGCCAGGCCTGCGCATAAAATGATCCTTGCTTTACCCAAAGAACTGACCGAAGAACAGCAGATTGATATTATTGATGATTACGCCGATTTCTTAAATAAACAAGGAATCATAGCAGATATTAATATTCATTATGACCGAGAAAATAACCCTCATGTACACATTCAAATGACTACCAGAGAGTTGTTACAATCAGAGAATGGTGAATTGGTCTTTGGTAAGAAAGTTAGGGAATGGCAAACCATACCTTTTCTAAGATTACAGCGTGAAGAGTGGGGTAATGTGGTTAACCGACATCTGGAATTTCACGGACATATTGATCGCATATCTCACCTGTCGCATAAGGCTCGAGGCATTGAGTTAATCCCCGGTGTTCATCAAGGGCCAGCTAATTATATTAAATCAGCAGAACTTACTCAGCTTAACGAGGAAATAGTAAAAGAGAATGCTGTAATGATTCGGGATAACCCCGAGCTTATTTTCCAAAAGCTGTCAATAAACAAGCCGGTATTTACGCCGGAAGATATTGCAAAAGTACTGTCGGAAGTACTTTACTCAAGTATAGAACTCTCGGAGGTTGCGAAGGAACAAGGCGGCGTATCTGCCGCATTTAAAAGCTATGATATAGAGCAGTTGAATACTAAATATAGTACCGAATTCATGGTAACTTATGAGCAATTACTTGCTTCTAAAAACATCACTTTAATCAATCCTTGTGACCTTAAAGGAAGAAAGTTATATGCGCTGACTAAGCGAATAGAGCTGGAGCAACGCTATGAGCAAACGGTGGAGCAACTGGCGGATAGTCATAAACATGCACTAAATGTAAACGTTGAAGCTATGGATCATCGTTCTTTAAGCGAAGAGTTGGCAGAAGGAATCAGAGCTTTTGGCAACAATATTCAACAATCAATAAAAGAAAAAACCGGTATAGATCTTAATCTGGTGGCCAAAGAGCAGCCTTCTTTAACTGCTGAACAAAGACAAGCGGTGGTTGAAGTAATAAACGGTAGCGATATTAGTGTATTAGAAGGTTGGCCGGGTGCGGGTAAGACCCATTCGATGCGAGTAATAGTAAAACAATACCAACGTGCAGGCTATAAGGTACTAGGAGCTGCCCCAAGTAGTGCTGCTGCTTTGACGTTAGCTAAAGCGGCAGGGATTGAGGCTAAGAATATTGCACAGTGGCGTAAGAGCTGGCAAGAAGAAAGAGGGGTGAAATTTGAGCTAGCCTTACGTAGCGATTATTACTCAGAGGCACAGTATCAACATCAGTTGGGGGCGTTAGATGTTAAGACGGTATTGATTGTTGATGAGGCATCAATGGTAGAGCTGGCAAACATGGATTATCTGGTTAATGAGGTTAAGAAATCTGGCGCTAAGGTGATTCTAGTAGGGGATAATAACCAGTTTGCTGCCGTAGGTATGACCGGAGCATTTAAGAAAGCCGGAAATATTGCCGGTCGTAGCAGGTTAACTGAAATAATGCGTCATCAACATCCTGATCCGCATATCAGAGAACAACAGCGATTAGCTACCAAACTGGTCGGGCAATACAAAATATCTCAAGCTCTGGCGATATACCATGAGCTTGGAGTATTCAAGATTAAGAGTAATGCCGAGGCGACTAAAGCCGTGTTAGTAAATGATTATGTAGAAGAATATTTGCAGCAGGCAGACAAGCTAAAACGTTATGATCTTGCCGCGGTTCGTTCAGTGGTAATCGGAGCTTATACTAACGCTGCGGTAAACCATTTTAATATTGAGGTCAGAGAACGCTTGAGGCAGGCTGGGGTATTAAAGGGGGCGGGAGCAAAGTTTCGTTGCGGGCAGGAGACGGTAGAATTGTTTAAAGGCGAGCAAATAGTCTTTGAAACTAACAAAAAAGCTCAGCAAGGTTTTAACGGGGTTTTAAACGGTGAGGTAGCAACGGTTATTGATTTTGAGCAACCGGATAAATACGGCCATGGAGTTTTCAAAGCCCTGGTACATAAAGCTGACGGTAGTAAACAGTTGGTAAAGATAAATACCGGTGAAGAAAAATACCCCGTCAGGTTTAAACACGGTTATGCGGTAACCGGCTATAAGCTCCAAGGAGAAACTGTAGACCATATGCGGATTTATCATGAGCCGGTTATCGGTTATGAGGCTTTTAACGTATTGATGAGTCGGCATAAGTTAGATGTTAAGATGTACGCATCGCAGGAGGTATTGGAAGACATTGTTTACAGGAGAATTAATGAGGACACTCGAGAAGCCAGAGAAAAGTTTAATATTAAAGCTTATTCTAAAAGTTTAACCCAAGGCGAGGCGGATAAAGAGCTGCCGGCGTGGTATGTAGGACTTGCTTTAGCTTCAAGTAAGCGAGTAGATAATAATTTTGCGCGAGATTATCGAGCCGGTGAAGTTTTAAGCGGTAATGAGCAAGTAATTAAAAATTATCTAGAATCAAGAGAGCTATTATTTAATTTGCATGGGAAGATTTCGGAATGGAAAGAGCGGCATCAGCAACCGTTAAAGTTGGCATCATTACAGCAACAATTGGCAAAGAAGTTTGTAATTACCGATGCTAGAGAAATAGTTATTGACCCTAATGCGCTGATATTTACCGGAAATAGCAAAGTTATAACCGAAGTAGAGGGTGATAGAGTAAAATTTAGCAATTTATCAAAAGCTGAGAAAAATTCGGCAATTTGGAGTGTATTAAAGGAAAGTAGCAAAGAAGAACTAACAATATTGTTTGATGAACTGAAGCAAACCCGAAAAGAGTTAAGAGGTCATGCCGATAATATTTGTCGGCATTATAACGGTTGGGTTGACCTGGAGCTGCAGAGTAAACTAAACGACGCTGAGGTGAATCTTGAAGGCAAGTACCTAGATATTAAGAGTAATTGGATCAGAACTCAGCGTAATAAGCTTGGTAATGATGAGGTTGGAGAAGGAGTTGTGAGCGCTATTGTCAATGAGAAAACATTTGATCGTGCTCTGGAAGTTTACAGAGGACTGTCTAAGTGGAGAGAAGATCAGCATGCACAAGGCAAGAGTAGTAGCATAGTTACTGCGCCTGCCGAGTTGTGGGGGAAAGATGCTCATGAGAAATGGGTAAATCACTTGTTACTTACCTTTAAAGAAAGTGAAGCCTCTGAAACTACAGAGTGCGGCATAACTTTGGCTACTATTAAAGAGCTGGAAAATTTTGAGCAAGAGAAAGAAGCAGCCTTGCCCGGTATACAACAGTTAAGAGCGTCTTTAAACAAGGCGATGGAAGGAGTTAGCAGTACCGATTCCAAGCCACGGCTTACTATGGGTGACTACATGACTCAGCTAAACCTGAATTATGAAACAGTTCAGAAGCATGCAGAATTATCTCCATATAAATATTACCTGGAAGAAATTGAAGCTTCCGCTACCCTCGGCAGCAATAGCAGCTGGCAAGAAATGATGAAAGTGTTTGAGGTAATTATCAGAGCTCAAGATAACCGTAAGCTTTTGCCAAAAGCTGAGAAGGACAAGCAAGTACTCAGTCTGGATAGTAACTTGCAAGCAGTAAGTCAGTTTGTTTATGAGATTGAGCATGAGATTCTTCAGAAAAACGAGGCATTAAAGGCAAATGCCAATGAGCATAGAGTTATAACGTTAGAGGTAGGTAAGCTTGAAAATTACCGAGAGAATCTAATTTTAGAGTACTTCACCAGAGTATATAAAGCTCCTGCTAATGAGGTACTAGATAATTGGAAGTCTTTAGTTGAGAATAATCCCCAGGTTATGTTGAACAGTATTGCAAGGCAAGTAAAAAACAACCCTTCTTTAATAGGTGAATTGAAAGGCATAGGTCTTGGTAAAATGTTTGGTTTAACCAAAGAGAGACAGGAGGCGATAGCCGGAGTAGAGGTATTAAATCAGCGTTTGGTGGAGTATGAGAAAAGCGGCATCAAGTTGCAGGAGCTGAAGACCGCTCTTGATGAAGGAGAATTTATTAATGCGAAGGAAAAACTAGGGGCAGAGATTGCCGGATTAAAGCAGTTGCTGCCAAATAAATACGAGCAAGAGTTTATAGCGAAACTAAACGGCTTACGGCAAAGCAATAATTTTACTTTTGAGCAGATTGCCAAGGTAGTAGTTAATGATGACGGTCGAGACTTAGTGCTCGATTATTATAGCCGCAGCGGACAACAGCAAAGCCTTGCAAAAGAGCAAGAGGCAAAAGAAATGGCCAAGAATGAGAGAACACCAGCAGCTGATAATTTGGTTGATTCTGTAGTTCCGGAGAAGCGAGTAAGAAAATCATGTTTACGAAACAGGAATGTGGTTAGAGAAGCGCCGCTTACTTTTGAGCAGGTTAATAAAAATCTGACCAGTAGCCATTTTGAACAAATATTTAGAGATTATGCCCTTTCCATTAATAATGACGGCGGCAAGATTCGTAAGCAAGGAAATCATCTAAGCTGTGGCAGTTTGAGTATGAACCTCAATAGCGGTAGTTGGAATAGATTTAGTACCGGTGATAAAGGTGATATTTATGGGTTTATTGAACAAGCACGAGGTTTTAATAAGAAGGAAGCACTGGAGTTTGTTGCTATTGTTGCTGGAGTCGAAGGTTATAGAGATAGAGGATCTCAACAGGTTAATGCCGGTAATTTAAAACAACAGCACAAGGAAGATATAGCAGCAGAGAAGCCGACAAATGAATGGTTGGCGGTTAACAAGGTACCAAAGTCAGCGCCGCAATTTATAGTAAGCAAGCATTTGCGACATATGTTGCGAGAACATCAATGCCAAGGAGTGTATGAGTATCGTAATGTTAATGGCGAGTTACTGGGGTATAGCGTCAGATTGACAGAAAAAACTACTGGCGACAAGCAGGTATTACCGGTTGCCTGGTGTCGTAACGCCGCTTTCGGCAAAGAAGGTTGGAGATTAAAAGGCTTTAGCGATCAAGGTTGTAAGCCGATTTACGGAGCAGAGAAGATTAGTGCTAGCAGAAAGCCTATTTTAATAGTTGAAGGTGAGAAGACTGCTGATAAAGCTCAAGAATTAATGCCGGAATATACAGTAGTGTCATGGTTAGGAGGAAGCGGCTCAGCCGATAAAGCTAATTGGGGTATTTCCAGTGATAGAGAGGTAGTAATCTGGCCGGATAATGATCAGGCTGGCCATAAGGCGGCTGCTGCGATATGCAGTAAAATCAACAGCATTAACGGTCATATAGGTATGGTATCGATAGTTAATCCTAATAGCTTGGAATTTGAAGGGCAGGTACATCAAGGCTTGTTTGAAGAAGGATGGGATCTGGCCGATAAGTTACCTGAGAAATTAACTTTGGATAATATAAAAGAGAGTTTGAGAATAGCGAGAGCGACAACGATATCGTTGTCAACAACTGAGAAACTTGAGGCGGTGATTCATAGTAAAATTGAAGGCCGAGAACATAAGAAAAGTGATATTAAAGATATTGCCTCTCGTTTACTGTGGCAACAACGGATTATAGCTAATAGCACCCCGAAGAAGCTCGACGTTATCATAGAACAGGCTCATAATATTGCCGATATGCAGGAAATAATTGGTAGTAGTGAGGCTAAGTCGTATATGGATTACCGAATAGCTAAGGGAATTAGCAGCAAAGCTCATGATTTTCTTGATGTAAGACAAGGTCTGTTCAGAGATATTTTAACTTCTATAGCTGTAAATAATGAAACCGTTTCTAATCAAAGAGATAGCGAGTCTAAGTTTTCTCTAACATTTGAAGATAAAAAGCAAAGTACCCAGCCATTACATAGCTTACTGTCTGATCTACAAGAGGAGTATGAGAAAAAAGTACAATCGGTATATTTGGATAGCAAGCTACATAAAAAATACGAAAGAGCTTTACAAGGTAAAACTGATAAACTGGACTTATATAAGATCTTGGCCAGAGACGTAATTCTTCTGCATCAGGAGCAGCTGGGAACTATTGTGCCGGATATTCATCGTACAATGGCTTTGAATACGGTTTATGCTTGTATAACCGAATACGGTAGTAACACACATAATGAGCAATCAACTAATTATGACAAGTGTTGTATAGCAGAGAAAGTATACCAAGCAGTAAATAGCCCAGATTGGTGGAAGAAGTTGGTTAGTGCCAATTTAGAGCTTGTTCAAGAGAAAGCCCAAGTCGAGCATTCAGGGTTAAAGATGTTTATGCAGTTTCATGCAGGTCGTCTGGAAGACATCAAAATCTTTAACCCGAAATATGATTTCGATGGTTTAACCGAGAAGCTGAGATCCTTGAGTGACGAAGATCAACAAAAACTGTTGGTAACCGAATGGAAAAAAGCGTTTGAAAGTTACACTTGGTCAAGGATCGATGAATTTAACAGAGGAAAAGCTGAGGCTACTACCGTAACAGAGGTAATTGATGTTCTAGAAAAAGAAAAGCAATTCTGCACTCAGATCCAAAGTAATCATTCAGGATTATTATGTTCTCCCGATCAAGAAAGAACCAGAGACTATATAAATTCTATAAACGCTATTTATAAGCGACAGCCTGAATTATTAACTAACTTACGACTTGATAGTGTCATGATGATTAGCTCTAATATTATAAAAGAAGAGGAAGTTGTCGATAAAATAAGAACTGCGTCACAGCTCGGCCAAGTTGCAGGTGATATGTATAAGAGCTGTTATAATCATGTGGTCGCAGAAATTAATAACGACCTCAATCATATTGAGCAACACGGATATGTTGAAGTGAGTGGTATAAAGCACGAAGGTATCAAACCTTACCTGCAATATAAAATGAATGATAAAGCACTGAGCCGTTATCTCAAAGAAAGCAATGTTGGAGCTAAATTAGAAGAGCTGCATAAAGAAGAACAACAGTTGTTAAAGCAACAACAGCAGGTAATCAGACATGATATGGGGATGAAGTTCTAG
- a CDS encoding HU family DNA-binding protein translates to MNKEQFVKYIAENMECDEKTAEVIIDIFAENIYMAISEGHEIDINNLGKFAIKNSPIRKNQCVKRQPYFVPAEDLKLACNY, encoded by the coding sequence ATGAATAAAGAACAGTTTGTTAAATATATTGCAGAAAACATGGAATGCGATGAAAAAACCGCTGAAGTTATTATCGATATATTTGCAGAAAATATTTACATGGCTATCTCAGAAGGACATGAAATAGATATCAATAATTTAGGCAAGTTTGCTATTAAAAATAGCCCTATAAGAAAAAATCAATGTGTCAAGAGACAACCGTACTTTGTCCCTGCAGAAGATTTAAAACTTGCCTGTAACTATTAA
- a CDS encoding conjugal transfer protein TraD — MQQQKLSYLDRKKDTHKKIMLGGLVIKAGLDYFHPHDPATLYGLLLHGKQLLNTDPNFAQVCKNIGKELIEK, encoded by the coding sequence ATGCAGCAACAAAAACTGTCTTATCTTGATCGTAAAAAAGATACTCATAAAAAAATTATGCTTGGTGGGCTGGTTATCAAAGCAGGGTTGGATTATTTCCACCCACATGATCCTGCTACTCTTTACGGACTTTTATTACATGGTAAGCAGTTATTAAATACTGATCCTAACTTTGCTCAAGTTTGCAAAAACATTGGGAAAGAGCTAATAGAAAAATAA
- a CDS encoding malonic semialdehyde reductase gives MNPIASESLKQLFTEARTYSSWLPKEISDQNLRDIYELMKWCPTSANLSPARIVFIRNGVQKDKLLPCLSPANVDKVKSAPVTAIIAQDEKFYDQTEKLFPHAPTYREMFASNQALAETTAFRNSSLQGAYFILAARALGFSCGAMSGFDNNKLDETFFAETSWRSNFICNIGYGNTDNLFPRLPRLDFEEACRII, from the coding sequence ATGAATCCAATTGCAAGCGAAAGCTTAAAGCAACTTTTTACTGAAGCAAGAACATACAGTTCTTGGCTCCCTAAGGAAATAAGTGATCAAAATCTCCGTGATATATATGAGCTGATGAAATGGTGCCCTACAAGTGCTAATCTTAGCCCAGCTCGCATTGTATTTATACGCAACGGTGTACAGAAAGATAAGCTGCTTCCCTGCCTGTCTCCAGCAAATGTTGATAAGGTGAAATCAGCACCTGTTACCGCCATTATCGCTCAAGATGAAAAATTTTATGATCAAACAGAAAAGCTTTTCCCTCACGCCCCGACTTACAGAGAAATGTTCGCATCAAATCAAGCTCTTGCTGAAACCACGGCATTTAGAAACAGTTCTTTGCAGGGAGCTTATTTTATCTTGGCAGCTCGCGCACTTGGCTTTAGCTGTGGAGCCATGTCCGGATTTGACAATAACAAGCTCGATGAAACTTTTTTTGCTGAAACTTCTTGGAGATCAAATTTTATTTGTAACATTGGCTATGGAAATACTGATAACCTTTTCCCTCGTCTACCAAGACTTGATTTTGAAGAAGCTTGTAGAATTATTTAG
- a CDS encoding reverse transcriptase domain-containing protein has product MITTDYQIITETKLKRIAWLSSQDKGKSFNNLMHLFNEDALTVCYHELDANKAVGVDRVNKAKYGSKLTENIKELVNKLKNMIYIPGNVLEVKIPKEGKPGKYRTLGISNFEDKICQKMMQKTLESIYEPIFLKCSYGFRVGMGCHDALRALRQHLDKNEVENVLDIDLANFFGTIDRSILTKMLQEKIHDKKLIRYIVRMFKAGILSEGELTIQEEGIVQGSCASPILANVFAHYVLDQWFEEVVKQHCKGTVTLFRYGDDAVMCCRYKEDANRIKTALAKRLEKYNLKLNEEKTKLVRFSKKGLSQGAKQEAFDFLGFTFYLGKSRKGNIIPKVKSCGKRISTKLKRVKDWCKDIRNSNKLTVIWQSFCSKLRGHIQYYGVSFNYKAVRVFVYQAVRILFKWLNRRSQRKSFTWDKFKLFTERNPLPKVKIYHQIL; this is encoded by the coding sequence ATGATAACAACAGATTATCAAATAATAACAGAAACAAAATTGAAGAGAATAGCATGGTTGTCTTCACAGGATAAAGGCAAGAGCTTTAACAATCTCATGCATTTGTTCAATGAAGATGCACTTACAGTCTGCTATCACGAGCTAGATGCAAATAAAGCCGTGGGAGTAGATAGAGTGAATAAGGCTAAGTACGGATCGAAGCTCACAGAAAATATCAAAGAATTAGTTAATAAACTAAAGAATATGATTTATATACCAGGTAACGTTCTGGAAGTGAAAATACCAAAAGAAGGCAAGCCAGGTAAATACCGTACTTTAGGAATTAGCAATTTTGAAGATAAGATTTGTCAGAAAATGATGCAGAAAACACTTGAAAGTATTTATGAACCAATATTCTTAAAATGTTCTTATGGATTCAGAGTAGGAATGGGGTGTCATGATGCTTTGAGAGCACTTAGGCAACATCTTGATAAAAATGAAGTTGAGAACGTACTGGATATAGACTTAGCCAATTTCTTTGGTACCATTGATAGAAGCATATTAACGAAAATGTTGCAAGAAAAGATTCACGATAAGAAGCTGATAAGATACATAGTCCGCATGTTTAAAGCAGGAATATTATCTGAAGGAGAGCTGACTATTCAAGAAGAAGGGATAGTACAAGGTAGTTGTGCTAGTCCAATACTTGCAAACGTCTTCGCCCATTATGTTCTGGATCAATGGTTTGAGGAAGTAGTAAAGCAGCATTGCAAAGGAACTGTAACACTGTTTCGTTATGGGGACGATGCGGTCATGTGTTGTAGGTATAAGGAGGACGCAAATAGAATTAAAACAGCTTTAGCAAAGCGCCTCGAGAAATATAACCTTAAACTTAATGAGGAAAAGACCAAGTTGGTAAGATTTTCGAAGAAAGGGTTAAGTCAAGGTGCAAAGCAAGAAGCATTTGATTTTCTGGGTTTTACCTTCTACCTTGGCAAGTCTAGGAAAGGTAACATAATACCTAAGGTAAAGAGTTGCGGTAAACGGATAAGTACTAAACTAAAGAGAGTTAAGGACTGGTGTAAAGACATTAGAAACAGTAATAAACTAACTGTTATATGGCAGAGCTTTTGCAGCAAGTTAAGAGGGCATATCCAGTATTATGGTGTAAGTTTTAACTATAAAGCGGTAAGAGTTTTTGTATATCAAGCAGTTAGAATATTATTCAAATGGCTAAATCGTCGCAGTCAGAGAAAATCATTTACTTGGGATAAGTTTAAGCTGTTTACCGAGCGTAACCCGTTACCAAAAGTAAAAATATACCATCAAATCTTATAA
- the traN gene encoding conjugal transfer protein TraN, which yields MIKRLTTRNFLTSIILSIAVVLTCFVHHAKAGNRFTSSYPCSDNGKYCISSGMRLVQGFEVYRDCWEWAYNKQCNYPSKNNCAQHAKCYSLGQRDCVLRDSLGNCVNILKEFSCKRWIPTVIESETVRYGAEDKDGAEGLVCEGVPCIDGNCIDKSYEMDADMVSSVAQLGALSQGKSDGVNFKIFEGLSRNCSKKPVGYQSCCHVYPKGWGKKLGAKCSKDEEILSEKRQKNLCIYVGKSAKKTAGITTLINHHYCCFSNILEKVVQVQARKQLGLNFGSGGSPNCRGLTLDELSRVDFSKMDFSEVAAEIQKKIVMPNIADVKGRIEGSLNNDCNKFDTQQEAHPKNKASGVNSKVKEE from the coding sequence ATGATAAAGCGCCTCACGACACGCAATTTTCTTACATCGATAATACTTAGCATAGCCGTTGTTTTAACTTGTTTTGTCCATCATGCCAAGGCGGGTAATCGTTTTACTTCAAGCTATCCATGCTCCGATAACGGTAAATATTGCATTAGTAGCGGCATGAGACTAGTGCAAGGATTCGAGGTATACCGTGATTGCTGGGAGTGGGCATATAACAAACAATGTAATTATCCGAGTAAAAATAACTGCGCCCAGCATGCCAAATGTTATTCGCTCGGCCAGCGCGATTGCGTTCTTCGAGATAGTTTAGGCAACTGCGTTAACATTTTAAAAGAATTTAGCTGTAAACGCTGGATTCCAACGGTAATTGAGTCGGAAACCGTTAGATACGGAGCAGAGGATAAGGACGGAGCGGAAGGTCTTGTTTGTGAGGGCGTCCCTTGTATAGACGGCAATTGCATCGATAAGTCTTATGAAATGGATGCCGATATGGTCTCCTCAGTTGCGCAGCTTGGTGCTTTATCACAAGGAAAAAGTGACGGCGTAAATTTTAAAATCTTTGAAGGCCTATCGAGGAATTGTTCGAAGAAACCGGTTGGTTATCAAAGTTGCTGTCACGTATATCCAAAAGGTTGGGGCAAGAAATTAGGTGCTAAATGCAGTAAGGATGAGGAAATTCTGTCAGAAAAAAGGCAGAAGAATCTATGTATATATGTCGGTAAGAGTGCTAAGAAAACCGCGGGTATTACCACTCTTATCAACCATCATTATTGTTGCTTTAGCAATATTCTAGAAAAAGTCGTACAGGTACAAGCACGTAAGCAACTAGGACTTAATTTCGGTAGCGGCGGTAGCCCTAATTGCCGAGGTCTTACTTTAGATGAGTTATCTAGAGTTGATTTTAGCAAAATGGATTTTTCGGAAGTAGCCGCCGAGATACAGAAAAAAATAGTTATGCCTAATATTGCCGATGTTAAGGGACGTATCGAGGGTTCTCTTAATAATGACTGTAATAAATTTGATACTCAGCAAGAAGCTCATCCTAAGAATAAAGCTTCCGGCGTTAATTCAAAAGTAAAAGAGGAATGA